The following are encoded together in the Pan troglodytes isolate AG18354 chromosome 6, NHGRI_mPanTro3-v2.0_pri, whole genome shotgun sequence genome:
- the RPA3 gene encoding replication protein A 14 kDa subunit — MVDMMDLPRSRINAGMLAQFIDKPVCFVGRLEKIHPTGKMFILSDGEGKNGTIELMEPLDEEISGIVEVVGRVTAKATILCTSYVQFKEDNHPFDLGLYNEAVKIIHEFPQFYPLGIVQHD; from the exons ATGGTGGACATGATGGACTTGCCCAGGTCGCGCATCAACGCCGGCATGCTAGCTCAGTTCATCGACAAGCCTGTCTGCTTCGTAGGGAGGCTGGAAAAG ATTCATCCCACcggaaaaatgtttattctttcagatggagaaggaaaaaatggaaccATCGAGTTGATGGAACCC CTTGATGAAGAAATCTCTGGAATTGTGGAAGTGGTTGGAAGAGTAACCGCCAAGGCCACCATCTTGTGTACATCTTATGTCCAGTTTAAAGAAGATAACCATCCTTTTG atcTTGGACTTTACAATGAAGCTGTGAAAATTATCcatgagttccctcagttttatCCTTTAGGGATTGTGCAACATGATTGA